In Salmo trutta chromosome 16, fSalTru1.1, whole genome shotgun sequence, a genomic segment contains:
- the h1m gene encoding linker histone H1M: MAPKKTVASEEGIASSDSANKDEKVSGKAKSESSKASDVARKTPLHPPTMMMVKEALKELDSRKGVSSQAIRSYITEKYPSLDQVRLKYMMRKALNKGIESGVFVRPPNSTASGAQGRFRLVGRGNVKEPKPKATENTNPNVAKASKAGAKKTKEKEAVSEKRTTAKKQKTSEDAKPKKAPGGSKVAPTKKPKAKRPAVEGGAEVAAEDQPKALKTTKAAKKGEGAAKKGEGAAKKGEGAAKKGEGAAKKGEGAAKKGEGAAKKGEGAAKKGEGAAKKGEGAPAARTTGKRGKKGAAE; encoded by the exons ATGGCACCTAAAAAAACGGTAGCTTCCGAAGAAGGAATCGCATCTTCTGACTCAGCCAATAAAGATGAGAAAGTGTCGGGAAAAGCTAAATCCG AGTCCAGCAAAGCATCCGATGTGGCACGGAAAACCCCCCTTCATCCACCAACGATGATGATGGTCAAAGAAGCGCTTAAGGAATTGGACTCTCGAAAGGGGGTTTCCTCGCAGGCCATTCGTAGCTACATAACAGAGAAATATCCATCTTTGGACCAGGTGAGGTTGAAGTACATGATGCGCAAGGCCCTGAACAAAGGAATCGAGAGCGGGGTATTCGTGAGGCCACCTAACTCCACTGCAAGCGGTGCACAGGGGAGGTTTCGG CTTGTAGGCAGGGGTAATGTGAAGGAGCCCAAGCCTAAAGCCACTGAGAACACTAATCCCAATGTGGCGAAGGCTTCCAAGGCTGGAGCCAAGAAGACCAAGGAGAAGGAAGCAG TTTCTGAGAAAAGAACTACAGCCAAAAAGCAGAAGACTTCAGAG GATGCAAAACCCAAGAAGGCTCCAGGTGGCTCCAAGGTGGCCCCTACAAAGAAGCCCAAGGCGAAGAGGCCTGCAGTGGAAGGAGGTGCTGAGGTGGCTGCTGAGGACCAGCCCAAAGCACTGAAGACCACCAAAGCAGCCAAGAAGGGCGAGGGGGCAGCCAAGAAGGGCGAGGGGGCAGCCAAGAAGGGCGAGGGGGCAGCCAAGAAGGGCGAGGGGGCAGCCAAGAAGGGCGAGGGGGCAGCCAAGAAGGGCGAGGGGGCAGCCAAGAAGGGCGAGGGGGCAGCCAAGAAGGGCGAGGGGGCAGCCAAGAAGGGCGAGGGGGCTCCTGCCGCTAGAACCACAGGGAAACGAGGCAAGAAGGGAGCAGCTGAGTGA
- the LOC115150247 gene encoding transmembrane and coiled-coil domains protein 1 isoform X1, with the protein MDQASSEQSPEEPEVGRRASESEHGLSKITHNALENMGALGHGLKQLFQPQRRRSSVSPHDAAASFSTGGPTPTPTPEPSDGGGPEVGDSPAPGPDSDPHATSSAPPAALSRVLQQIRSAPPMMKRGTSLQSRRSKTGGTGDPPQKGSPQIHRRSTQEVMLLQAGRPRSSSTTDTLTSPALADMLLTSGYHSTEEPDRVSLTPTLADMLLTSGYHSTEEPDRLDRLDGSGPAISPNAISYGADSYGLDSVDSTPDPQRTKQAIAQLQQKILKLTEQIKIEQRARDDNVAEYLKLANNADKQQSARIKQVFEKKNQKSAQTIQQLQRKLERYQRKLKEVEHNGIPRQPKDVLRDMHQGLKDVGAKVTGGLSSFSHATHSAAGAVVSKPREIASLIRNKFGSADNISSLKDSLDEPQEDGHGLGGASSPKYGSEDDCSSASSGSAGANSVPGGPPSSKGLNTLDPGQSLGLDTLLHEVQELRDNQGRLDESFNSLKSHYQRDYTMIIQALQEERYRCERLEEQLNDLTELHQNEILNLKQELASMEEKITYQSYERARDIQEALEACQTRISKMELQQQQQQVVQLEGLENATARTLLGKLINVLLAVMAVLLVFVSTVANCVVPLMKTRSRTFSTLLLVVLLAFLWRNWEVMSQYLDRFLLSPS; encoded by the exons ATGGATCAGGCTAGCAGTGAGCAGAGTCCTGAGGAGCCGGAGGTGGGCCGGAGGGCGTCTGAGTCCGAGCACGGCCTGTCCAAAATCACCCACAATGCACTGGAAAACATGGGCGCGCTGGGCCACGGCCTGAAGCAGCTCTTCCAGCCGCAGCGCCGCCGCTCGTCCGTCTCCCCGCACGACGCCGCCGCCTCCTTCTCTACGGGTGggcccacccccacccccacccctgaGCCCTCGGACGGTGGGGGGCCAGAGGTTGGGGACTCTCCCGCCCCCGGTCCGGACTCTGATCCCCACGCTACTTCCTCCGCTCCCCCTGCAGCTCTGAGCCGCGTTCTGCAGCAGATCAGAAGCGCACCCCCAATGATGAAGCGAGGGACCAGCCTGCAGAGCCGCCGCAGCAAGACTGGCGGGACTGGGGACCCCCCCCAGAAAGGCAGCCCCCAGATCCACCGGAGGAGTACCCAGGAGGTGATGCTGCTGCAGGCTGGCCGCCCGCGCTCCTCCTCCACCACGGACACGCTCACCAGCCCCGCCCTGGCCGACATGCTGCTCACATCCGGGTACCACTCCACTGAGGAGCCTGACCGGGTGAGTTTAACCCCAACCCTGGCAGACATGCTGCTCACATCCGGGTACCACTCCACTGAGGAGCCTGACCGG CTGGATCGTCTGGATGGCTCCGGCCCGGCCATATCGCCCAACGCTATTTCCTATGGCGCCGACAGCTACGGGCTGGACTCAGTGGACAGCACCCCCGACCCCCAGCGCACAAAACAGGCCATCGCCCAGCTGCAGCAGAAGATCCTCAAGCTCACCGAGCAGATCAAAATCGAGCAGAGGGCCAGAGACGACAATGTGGCAGAGTACCTGAAGCTAGCTAACAACGCAGACAAGCAGCAGAGTGCCCGCATTAAACAGGTGTTTGAGAAGAAGAACCAGAAATCAGCCCAGACCATCCAGCAGCTGCAGAGGAAGTTGGAGCGCTATCAGCGCAAGCTGAAAGAGGTGGAGCACAACGGGATCCCCCGTCAGCCCAAAGACGTGCTCCGAGACATGCACCAAGGCCTCAAGGACGTGGGTGCCAAG GTGACTGGTGGCCTCTCCAGCTTCTCCCACGCCACTCACTCTGCAGCTGGGGCCGTGGTGTCCAAGCCCCGAGAGATCGCCTCCCTCATCCGCAACAAGTTTGGCAGCGCCGACAACATTTCGTCCCTGAAGGACTCCCTCGACGAACCCCAGGAGGATGGTCACGGTCTGGGGGGGGCTTCCAGCCCAAAGTACGGCAGTGAGGACGACTGCTCTAGTGCCAGCTCCGGCTCGGCGGGGGCCAACAGCGTCCCCGGGGGCCCGCCCAGCTCTAAGGGTCTTAACACCCTGGACCCTGGCCAGTCATTGGGCTTGGACACGCTGCTCCACGAGGTGCAGGAGCTCCGGGACAACCAGGGACGGCTGGATGAGTCCTTCAACAGCCTGAAGAGTCACTACCAGAGAGACTACACCATGATCATACAGGCCCTGCAGGAGGAGAGATACAG GTGTGAGCGTCTGGAGGAGCAGCTCAACGACTTAACAGAGCTCCACCAGAATGAGATCCTCAACCTGAAGCAGGAGTTGGCCAGCATGGAGGAGAAGATCACCTATCAGTCCTACGAGAGAGCTAGAGACATTCAG GAGGCGTTGGAGGCGTGCCAGACGCGGATCTCCAAGATggagctgcagcagcagcagcagcaggtggTCCAGCTAGAGGGCCTGGAGAACGCCACGGCCCGAACCCTGCTGGGCAAGCTCATCAACGTGCTGCTAGCCGTCATGGCCGTGCTCCTGGTGTTCGTCTCCACTGTGGCCAACTGCGTGGTGCCCTTAATGAAGACGCGTAGCCGCACCTTCTCAACGCTGCTCCTTGTTGTCCTCCTCGCCTTCCTCTGGAGGAACTGGGAGGTCATGTCCCAGTACTTGGACCGCTTCCTGTTGTCCCCGAGTTGA
- the LOC115150247 gene encoding transmembrane and coiled-coil domains protein 1 isoform X3 translates to MDQASSEQSPEEPEVGRRASESEHGLSKITHNALENMGALGHGLKQLFQPQRRRSSVSPHDAAASFSTGGPTPTPTPEPSDGGGPEVGDSPAPGPDSDPHATSSAPPAALSRVLQQIRSAPPMMKRGTSLQSRRSKTGGTGDPPQKGSPQIHRRSTQEVMLLQAGRPRSSSTTDTLTSPALADMLLTSGYHSTEEPDRLDRLDGSGPAISPNAISYGADSYGLDSVDSTPDPQRTKQAIAQLQQKILKLTEQIKIEQRARDDNVAEYLKLANNADKQQSARIKQVFEKKNQKSAQTIQQLQRKLERYQRKLKEVEHNGIPRQPKDVLRDMHQGLKDVGAKVTGGLSSFSHATHSAAGAVVSKPREIASLIRNKFGSADNISSLKDSLDEPQEDGHGLGGASSPKYGSEDDCSSASSGSAGANSVPGGPPSSKGLNTLDPGQSLGLDTLLHEVQELRDNQGRLDESFNSLKSHYQRDYTMIIQALQEERYRCERLEEQLNDLTELHQNEILNLKQELASMEEKITYQSYERARDIQEALEACQTRISKMELQQQQQQVVQLEGLENATARTLLGKLINVLLAVMAVLLVFVSTVANCVVPLMKTRSRTFSTLLLVVLLAFLWRNWEVMSQYLDRFLLSPS, encoded by the exons ATGGATCAGGCTAGCAGTGAGCAGAGTCCTGAGGAGCCGGAGGTGGGCCGGAGGGCGTCTGAGTCCGAGCACGGCCTGTCCAAAATCACCCACAATGCACTGGAAAACATGGGCGCGCTGGGCCACGGCCTGAAGCAGCTCTTCCAGCCGCAGCGCCGCCGCTCGTCCGTCTCCCCGCACGACGCCGCCGCCTCCTTCTCTACGGGTGggcccacccccacccccacccctgaGCCCTCGGACGGTGGGGGGCCAGAGGTTGGGGACTCTCCCGCCCCCGGTCCGGACTCTGATCCCCACGCTACTTCCTCCGCTCCCCCTGCAGCTCTGAGCCGCGTTCTGCAGCAGATCAGAAGCGCACCCCCAATGATGAAGCGAGGGACCAGCCTGCAGAGCCGCCGCAGCAAGACTGGCGGGACTGGGGACCCCCCCCAGAAAGGCAGCCCCCAGATCCACCGGAGGAGTACCCAGGAGGTGATGCTGCTGCAGGCTGGCCGCCCGCGCTCCTCCTCCACCACGGACACGCTCACCAGCCCCGCCCTGGCCGAC ATGCTGCTCACATCCGGGTACCACTCCACTGAGGAGCCTGACCGG CTGGATCGTCTGGATGGCTCCGGCCCGGCCATATCGCCCAACGCTATTTCCTATGGCGCCGACAGCTACGGGCTGGACTCAGTGGACAGCACCCCCGACCCCCAGCGCACAAAACAGGCCATCGCCCAGCTGCAGCAGAAGATCCTCAAGCTCACCGAGCAGATCAAAATCGAGCAGAGGGCCAGAGACGACAATGTGGCAGAGTACCTGAAGCTAGCTAACAACGCAGACAAGCAGCAGAGTGCCCGCATTAAACAGGTGTTTGAGAAGAAGAACCAGAAATCAGCCCAGACCATCCAGCAGCTGCAGAGGAAGTTGGAGCGCTATCAGCGCAAGCTGAAAGAGGTGGAGCACAACGGGATCCCCCGTCAGCCCAAAGACGTGCTCCGAGACATGCACCAAGGCCTCAAGGACGTGGGTGCCAAG GTGACTGGTGGCCTCTCCAGCTTCTCCCACGCCACTCACTCTGCAGCTGGGGCCGTGGTGTCCAAGCCCCGAGAGATCGCCTCCCTCATCCGCAACAAGTTTGGCAGCGCCGACAACATTTCGTCCCTGAAGGACTCCCTCGACGAACCCCAGGAGGATGGTCACGGTCTGGGGGGGGCTTCCAGCCCAAAGTACGGCAGTGAGGACGACTGCTCTAGTGCCAGCTCCGGCTCGGCGGGGGCCAACAGCGTCCCCGGGGGCCCGCCCAGCTCTAAGGGTCTTAACACCCTGGACCCTGGCCAGTCATTGGGCTTGGACACGCTGCTCCACGAGGTGCAGGAGCTCCGGGACAACCAGGGACGGCTGGATGAGTCCTTCAACAGCCTGAAGAGTCACTACCAGAGAGACTACACCATGATCATACAGGCCCTGCAGGAGGAGAGATACAG GTGTGAGCGTCTGGAGGAGCAGCTCAACGACTTAACAGAGCTCCACCAGAATGAGATCCTCAACCTGAAGCAGGAGTTGGCCAGCATGGAGGAGAAGATCACCTATCAGTCCTACGAGAGAGCTAGAGACATTCAG GAGGCGTTGGAGGCGTGCCAGACGCGGATCTCCAAGATggagctgcagcagcagcagcagcaggtggTCCAGCTAGAGGGCCTGGAGAACGCCACGGCCCGAACCCTGCTGGGCAAGCTCATCAACGTGCTGCTAGCCGTCATGGCCGTGCTCCTGGTGTTCGTCTCCACTGTGGCCAACTGCGTGGTGCCCTTAATGAAGACGCGTAGCCGCACCTTCTCAACGCTGCTCCTTGTTGTCCTCCTCGCCTTCCTCTGGAGGAACTGGGAGGTCATGTCCCAGTACTTGGACCGCTTCCTGTTGTCCCCGAGTTGA
- the LOC115150247 gene encoding transmembrane and coiled-coil domains protein 1 isoform X2, whose protein sequence is MDQASSEQSPEEPEVGRRASESEHGLSKITHNALENMGALGHGLKQLFQPQRRRSSVSPHDAAASFSTGGPTPTPTPEPSDGGGPEVGDSPAPGPDSDPHATSSAPPAALSRVLQQIRSAPPMMKRGTSLQSRRSKTGGTGDPPQKGSPQIHRRSTQEVMLLQAGRPRSSSTTDTLTSPALADMLLTSGYHSTEEPDRLDRLDGSGPAISPNAISYGADSYGLDSVDSTPDPQRTKQAIAQLQQKILKLTEQIKIEQRARDDNVAEYLKLANNADKQQSARIKQVFEKKNQKSAQTIQQLQRKLERYQRKLKEVEHNGIPRQPKDVLRDMHQGLKDVGAKVTGGLSSFSHATHSAAGAVVSKPREIASLIRNKFGSADNISSLKDSLDEPQEDGHGLGGASSPKYGSEDDCSSASSGSAGANSVPGGPPSSKGLNTLDPGQSLGLDTLLHEVQELRDNQGRLDESFNSLKSHYQRDYTMIIQALQEERYRCERLEEQLNDLTELHQNEILNLKQELASMEEKITYQSYERARDIQEALEACQTRISKMELQQQQQQVVQLEGLENATARTLLGKLINVLLAVMAVLLVFVSTVANCVVPLMKTRSRTFSTLLLVVLLAFLWRNWEVMSQYLDRFLLSPS, encoded by the exons ATGGATCAGGCTAGCAGTGAGCAGAGTCCTGAGGAGCCGGAGGTGGGCCGGAGGGCGTCTGAGTCCGAGCACGGCCTGTCCAAAATCACCCACAATGCACTGGAAAACATGGGCGCGCTGGGCCACGGCCTGAAGCAGCTCTTCCAGCCGCAGCGCCGCCGCTCGTCCGTCTCCCCGCACGACGCCGCCGCCTCCTTCTCTACGGGTGggcccacccccacccccacccctgaGCCCTCGGACGGTGGGGGGCCAGAGGTTGGGGACTCTCCCGCCCCCGGTCCGGACTCTGATCCCCACGCTACTTCCTCCGCTCCCCCTGCAGCTCTGAGCCGCGTTCTGCAGCAGATCAGAAGCGCACCCCCAATGATGAAGCGAGGGACCAGCCTGCAGAGCCGCCGCAGCAAGACTGGCGGGACTGGGGACCCCCCCCAGAAAGGCAGCCCCCAGATCCACCGGAGGAGTACCCAGGAGGTGATGCTGCTGCAGGCTGGCCGCCCGCGCTCCTCCTCCACCACGGACACGCTCACCAGCCCCGCCCTGGCCGACATGCTGCTCACATCCGGGTACCACTCCACTGAGGAGCCTGACCGG CTGGATCGTCTGGATGGCTCCGGCCCGGCCATATCGCCCAACGCTATTTCCTATGGCGCCGACAGCTACGGGCTGGACTCAGTGGACAGCACCCCCGACCCCCAGCGCACAAAACAGGCCATCGCCCAGCTGCAGCAGAAGATCCTCAAGCTCACCGAGCAGATCAAAATCGAGCAGAGGGCCAGAGACGACAATGTGGCAGAGTACCTGAAGCTAGCTAACAACGCAGACAAGCAGCAGAGTGCCCGCATTAAACAGGTGTTTGAGAAGAAGAACCAGAAATCAGCCCAGACCATCCAGCAGCTGCAGAGGAAGTTGGAGCGCTATCAGCGCAAGCTGAAAGAGGTGGAGCACAACGGGATCCCCCGTCAGCCCAAAGACGTGCTCCGAGACATGCACCAAGGCCTCAAGGACGTGGGTGCCAAG GTGACTGGTGGCCTCTCCAGCTTCTCCCACGCCACTCACTCTGCAGCTGGGGCCGTGGTGTCCAAGCCCCGAGAGATCGCCTCCCTCATCCGCAACAAGTTTGGCAGCGCCGACAACATTTCGTCCCTGAAGGACTCCCTCGACGAACCCCAGGAGGATGGTCACGGTCTGGGGGGGGCTTCCAGCCCAAAGTACGGCAGTGAGGACGACTGCTCTAGTGCCAGCTCCGGCTCGGCGGGGGCCAACAGCGTCCCCGGGGGCCCGCCCAGCTCTAAGGGTCTTAACACCCTGGACCCTGGCCAGTCATTGGGCTTGGACACGCTGCTCCACGAGGTGCAGGAGCTCCGGGACAACCAGGGACGGCTGGATGAGTCCTTCAACAGCCTGAAGAGTCACTACCAGAGAGACTACACCATGATCATACAGGCCCTGCAGGAGGAGAGATACAG GTGTGAGCGTCTGGAGGAGCAGCTCAACGACTTAACAGAGCTCCACCAGAATGAGATCCTCAACCTGAAGCAGGAGTTGGCCAGCATGGAGGAGAAGATCACCTATCAGTCCTACGAGAGAGCTAGAGACATTCAG GAGGCGTTGGAGGCGTGCCAGACGCGGATCTCCAAGATggagctgcagcagcagcagcagcaggtggTCCAGCTAGAGGGCCTGGAGAACGCCACGGCCCGAACCCTGCTGGGCAAGCTCATCAACGTGCTGCTAGCCGTCATGGCCGTGCTCCTGGTGTTCGTCTCCACTGTGGCCAACTGCGTGGTGCCCTTAATGAAGACGCGTAGCCGCACCTTCTCAACGCTGCTCCTTGTTGTCCTCCTCGCCTTCCTCTGGAGGAACTGGGAGGTCATGTCCCAGTACTTGGACCGCTTCCTGTTGTCCCCGAGTTGA